The following are from one region of the Thermofilum sp. genome:
- a CDS encoding elongation factor EF-2: MPRYKQVEEIAKIMRNVEQVRNIGTLAHVDHGKTTTSDSLLMGAGILSPKVAGQALALDYVEIEQLRQMTVKAANVSLYHEWENKPYVVNLVDTPGHVDFTGHVTRSLRMMDGGIVVVDAVEGVMTQTETVVRQALQEYVKPLLYINKVDRLIKELRLGPREIQQRFVEIVKEFNGLIELYADKEFRDKWKVDIAKGQVAFGSALHKWGLTVPIAVEKGVKFDYIIDAYEHGNHEELARDFPLYVALLDMVVEHIPNPREAQKYRVPRLWRGELSSEIGKAMLECDPEGPTVVAVSKITVDPHAGQVATGRVFSGTVVEGQEVYLVNAKDTGKVLQVGLYMGPYREKIEQVPAGNIVAILGLDKARAGETVVDSRFKDVMTPFEHLAYVAEPVVTIAIEPKRSGDLPKLVDALRKLAIEDPTLKVYINQETGEYLISGVGTLHLEITLWDLKQRTGLDIVTSPPIVRYRETVREKGEVFEGKSPNKHNKLYLYTEPLNEETIKLMQEGKVYADQDWRERANILREYAGWDTDEARNIWDIDENFNVIVNRTTGVQYLREVRDTIVQGFRWSMEAGPLAQEPVRGVKVVLVDAVLHEDPAHRGPAQIMPATKNSIMASFLSAKPTLLEPILKVDIKVPSAQLSGALTVLNRHRGKIISMEEKGLVMRVLAELPVAESFNIADEFREATQGRAFFAYEFLKWAPVPSGQLEQLVLAIRERKGLPKKLPRVEDYVGP; encoded by the coding sequence ACGTCGAGCAGGTCAGGAACATCGGCACCTTAGCCCACGTAGACCACGGGAAGACAACGACCTCGGATTCTCTCCTGATGGGTGCCGGCATCCTTAGCCCTAAGGTTGCTGGACAGGCCTTGGCGCTGGACTACGTCGAGATTGAGCAGCTAAGGCAGATGACCGTGAAAGCGGCGAACGTATCCCTGTACCACGAGTGGGAGAATAAGCCCTACGTGGTAAATCTCGTGGACACTCCCGGACACGTTGACTTTACGGGCCATGTCACGCGCAGTTTGAGAATGATGGATGGCGGCATAGTTGTCGTAGACGCTGTGGAGGGCGTGATGACTCAGACAGAGACCGTTGTGCGCCAAGCACTACAAGAGTACGTGAAACCTCTCCTCTACATAAACAAGGTGGATAGGCTTATCAAGGAGCTTCGGCTAGGTCCCCGAGAGATTCAACAAAGATTCGTGGAAATCGTGAAGGAGTTTAACGGGTTGATAGAGCTTTATGCAGACAAAGAGTTTAGAGATAAGTGGAAGGTTGACATCGCGAAGGGCCAGGTTGCTTTCGGCAGCGCCCTCCACAAGTGGGGACTCACAGTACCCATAGCAGTAGAGAAAGGAGTGAAGTTCGACTACATAATCGACGCGTACGAGCACGGTAACCACGAGGAGTTGGCACGAGATTTTCCCCTCTACGTAGCTCTCCTCGACATGGTCGTAGAGCACATCCCCAACCCTCGCGAAGCTCAGAAGTATAGAGTGCCTCGGCTATGGCGTGGAGAGTTAAGCAGCGAAATCGGGAAAGCCATGCTGGAGTGCGACCCGGAGGGGCCAACAGTCGTTGCCGTGAGTAAGATCACCGTAGACCCTCACGCTGGTCAGGTAGCAACCGGTAGGGTATTCAGCGGTACTGTCGTGGAGGGGCAAGAAGTCTATCTTGTTAACGCGAAGGACACTGGGAAAGTTCTGCAAGTGGGCCTCTACATGGGACCCTACAGGGAGAAGATAGAGCAGGTACCTGCAGGGAACATCGTCGCTATCCTAGGGCTTGATAAAGCGCGTGCCGGGGAGACCGTAGTTGACTCGAGATTCAAGGATGTGATGACGCCTTTCGAGCACCTTGCCTACGTCGCGGAGCCCGTAGTCACTATAGCTATCGAGCCCAAGAGGAGCGGCGATCTACCCAAGCTGGTAGACGCTCTAAGGAAGCTTGCGATCGAGGACCCCACACTCAAGGTTTACATCAACCAGGAGACCGGTGAGTACCTGATAAGCGGTGTGGGAACTCTGCACCTCGAGATCACGCTATGGGATCTGAAGCAGAGGACCGGGCTGGATATAGTGACCTCTCCGCCGATAGTGCGGTACAGAGAGACCGTGAGGGAGAAAGGCGAAGTCTTCGAGGGTAAATCGCCGAACAAGCACAATAAGCTGTACCTCTACACCGAGCCTCTCAACGAGGAGACTATAAAGCTCATGCAGGAGGGCAAGGTTTACGCGGACCAGGACTGGCGTGAGAGAGCAAATATCCTCCGCGAGTACGCTGGCTGGGACACGGACGAGGCCCGAAACATCTGGGATATCGACGAGAACTTCAACGTGATCGTCAACCGCACCACAGGCGTTCAATACCTCAGGGAAGTGCGGGACACTATAGTTCAAGGTTTCAGATGGTCGATGGAGGCAGGCCCTCTCGCCCAGGAGCCGGTGCGTGGAGTAAAGGTCGTGCTTGTCGACGCGGTGCTCCACGAAGACCCTGCGCACCGCGGTCCCGCGCAGATTATGCCGGCAACTAAAAACAGCATCATGGCATCGTTCTTGTCCGCGAAGCCCACCTTGCTGGAGCCCATACTGAAAGTGGACATCAAAGTACCGTCAGCGCAGCTAAGCGGAGCACTAACCGTCCTCAACAGGCACAGAGGTAAGATAATATCGATGGAGGAGAAGGGCCTTGTAATGCGTGTGCTAGCAGAGCTCCCAGTAGCGGAGAGCTTCAACATCGCGGATGAGTTCAGGGAAGCGACTCAGGGTAGGGCCTTCTTTGCCTACGAGTTCCTGAAGTGGGCGCCGGTACCTTCAGGCCAGCTTGAACAACT